In Ornithodoros turicata isolate Travis chromosome 1, ASM3712646v1, whole genome shotgun sequence, the DNA window ttttctgtgacaattatgaacagcataagtgtcacaaaaatggcgtacgcctcccgttttcaacaaatcagggtagataacaatatcattcgagatgatggtttgctaggagcgtgcgatgcggtgaagttcatttttgagagtgtagctacatcccctagaagtgagctgaagtgcaagaaactaacaggaacggggaactcgacgacacatgcctagaatgcggtcctaaaatacagataccacctcactgctcactatgaagttgacaagcgctgacaacgccgcatctctcttcccgggttcccatacacccagcaccttgactatatcgaatgttctattgtccaagcggtctagagcaaccttcaatgtagccctttgggatgcatatcttgtgcagtgcataacgatgtgttccgtgttttccacagatgcacacactggacagtttgctgaactagccctACCGACTCtatggagaaactgttgaccatacggaacgttaaggcgaaaccgatgcaaaagtgtttgtataggtcgcggtatgctagacggaacacggaatttcagctccgggtcaatctgatgaagcaaggatggccgcctgtcgacttgtaaccattgtcttctgcaaatgtcttctgtcagcaattttaACATGTGCTTCACATCTGACGTGGAATATGTCACCGTGTGTTCCGTTGGCGATAGGTGCGCTATATCCGCCATCTCATCTGCAGCTTCATTACCCCGTATGCCaacatgtccaggaatccactgaagcagtatgtcgtggccagtatctactgctttcttgtatgcgaTGAGAATGTCCCGTACTATTGGCGCCATACAGCCACTTCCCAAGAATGATGTTATGGCTTGGAGGCCGGCCTTTGAATCGCAATATATGACCCATTGCGCGGGCTCCTGGCGTGCGGCTACATACTGCATTGCAAGCTGCATGGCTACCAATTCCGCTGCTGTCGACGATGTTCTGTGGGGAAGCCTTGCCATTCCTTCTCTACTATGCTGTGGTACAACAAACGCTGATGAAGACCCAGACGTTGACGTCGACCCGTCTGTGAAAATTGCGGTCCTAGCACGATGGCTCTCCATCACAGTCAGACAGTACTGTTTCAACACTGGAGATGGTAGTGAAGCCTTTTGGTGATATACACCAGGAACAGTCAGCGCGATACGAGGAAGTTGCAGTGTCCACGGAGGATCGACCGCCGTTATTGTCAACTGTGCTTTTGGTAAAGCACTGCGAtattcggcgaatttatttcggcaattgccattgcattacgagtgggattatgtgctatactgagtaaaatgaccacggggaacccatttctgcaaagaaaacgttaggttgttttgggaaatttcagagttcaattcaagaaattaactctccgtcaattgaaatgaaataaaaatgttaccaatatgtggcaaaagttattggcagaaaaaatcccttgaccgcatgtctctccggggcctgcgttttttactatgaatttatatcatggttggtggaccaccctgtatattcctGGTACCACAACCATGTTTAAGACAGCAGAGGCTAATGGTTAATTGTACCAAAAATACAAATGTAAGGTACCGAAGGCCCTCTTGATATACGGAGAATGAAGGGTGATAATGATGCTTCAACTTTTTAACCGTGTCGTCTTTGCCTTGCGCACGTACCTTCTCTTCATAGGCAGTGTTTAAATTAGCAGCTTAATGTCACGGTTCatattttttgtggcagtgGTGTACGTCTGTTCAAGTTCGTTAAAAgtactatcgcatccgggaaggTGTGTATCAGACCGATACGTTAATGCTCGGCATGGTTTCACAGTCTACTGGCGGATACTTTTTCCACATTTCTTGTTATTGGTAAATCCAAAAATATTGGTGCACTAACGCTCTCAATGGGATTCGCCATAAGTGTCCCTGATGCTTTGACTTCATTCATCACCGCTATTGTGGAGATATCGCAAACAACTCGCCGTCTTTGGCTTTACAGTGACCACCGAAATCAACATTTTCTTATCAAAATAGGCGCCGCGTGTATACAGCTACCCCAGAAAAGATATAACAAGCAGTTACGTACTTGGAACAAGCCGTGGTCGTAACTTCCATCCCAGTCCCGAGGTCCTTGAATGTTGCTGTTGAAACTGCTTTCATGTTTAGCGATGCACACAACTGAAAAAGAAGACGAGGAACCATGCCATTTTGCGaaatcattctgtgcagtttcGTAGTGGAGCTCTGCGTACAACTCTGCACATCAGAAAGCCAGGTGAATGACTCACAGTCCGCTAGCATGTGCTCTGGCACTCCGTACCACCAGTAGAGTTCGCGGGCGAGTTCACAGGGGCTGTACACTTTGCCATAGACTAGTATaaacgatgatgacgtaagcaaTGACAGGACAATGAAGATGTGATGGCTCGCAGGCATCTGCAGGAAAGAGGGATTAAAAATCTGCTTGTCGCTTGTTGTAGGGCAACATTACGTACTTTACAGGATATGAAGAGAGGACACGTTGGGCAATGAAGTGAGAGTAATAAGCGAAGTGAGAGTGCGTCTCTAAAACAAGTATAGATCTTTATCAGAAGCCTTATCAGCTGAAGGGTTTAAAGATGCCGTAAGGCGGTAGATATGctatctcagaaaaaaaaattatgttcCATAGTCTGAGCCCTCAGTAGTCTTACTTTACAATTTTCATCCCAATTGCACTCATAAATCCTTTTAGAAGAAAAGTtatgggcaacactgtgtcgaagttaCCACCAACATCTAATTGCTCGTCGAGTGCGGCAGCAAAACTATATCGCATGCACATAACACTGGGCTAGAAACGTTGTCtgcgtgtcggctacgtagccatcagggGCAGCGAGTCATTCTCGGGAACATAGACCACTTTTGCCTGAAGGATTGGGGACTATTTCCCAGCAGACGTCGCCCCGAACCGTTTTACGGCAATTTTACTAGCAAATTAAAAGTATATGAAAGTATTAAGAATGCTCTGTCACGTGTTGTACTTGTTTTACAAGCAGCAAACTGTTAAACTACACCGCCAACACAAACTGACTGTCTACTGCTTTGCGGTACCCTTAACTACGAAAGGCAGGAAGGCAGGTGAAACACCAAGGCTTTCACTGTTTCTTGACTGCAGTCAGAAGAAGTACATAGGACAGGAAAAACGAACAACACGCAAAAAATGTTCGAAATTCACTATTTAAATTTGCAGAATACTGTTTAGAGAAACGCACGACCTTCTTCGTTGATGTAATGAAaattcttttttgtgacagatGCTCTAATTGTTTTCTCATAAATATCTACACTGGCACATTTAATTTTCAAAACTTCCAGAAGCGAGAGGGAGTTTTCTTATGTGTATTCGTATTACTCATGTTGACCTGTGTTATTTGTAAGAAGGCGTACTTTTTCTGTCAAGATACACTCGCCGCTAAAAAAATGATTTCAGCAGAAGATTAATGTAGGAAGTAATGTTATACAGTGTATATGTATCCGCTGAGCTCTACCGATACGATACTACAATTTATAACTTCGGGTGCACTCCTAAACCTATCACATGGGTAACTTTAATTTTATGCTATAAGTGCATAATCTCGATATCTGTGCTACGCAAACATTTCCTTGTGAAACGCAATACTCTACATAGGGAGCAACACTTATTGCCTGGGCAGGGTCGGATCAGTTTGGATAGCACCAACGCAGAGGGAAACAGGGTAAGTTGGCAATACTATACGCATATTATCTACGCACATTGTTCACAGAAGATATGAAGAAGGGGGAAGCACCTGAACCAATCAAACTTCGTCAGGTGAAAGAATTACAGTTGCTACTTTTGGTACACATTTGTCATTGTTGAGACGAGGGACCACTGTCGAGGTTTGACGACACGTCTGTAAGAACCTGCATTGCTATCCTGCAGCTTCCCATAGCTTCGTCAGGGTCAGTTATCTCAAAACGTGCGGCGCATTGTTCTTCCCTGACATTTCCAGGCATATACGACTGGCTGTCGCTCGATCCATGCTGGACACACAGCGGTTCGGAAGGAACTGAAAAGTTTCTGATGAGGCACATGAAGCATGCAGAGGGAAAAGCCTGTTCGtgttcgaacagagactgttcgtcTTCTGGGTAGCCCAGAAGGACggtctttgttcgaaatatcggcggctctcggcTGGATTTTCTACTTGTCTATAAACCACTCAGGGCTGATAAGTGATGGCAACATTTGCCGAATAAGATATACAAGCGATGACCAAACGTGGTGTGGCATGTGGGGCCCACAGCGGAGAACGTTGATGCAAGCATTATCATAAAATTAACTTATGGTTTccagaagtatgacgtcacgggATGTCCAGTCTACCCAGGCAcatggcaacattgctcctcgaaggtcgatttccgtccctctcaccacagctgctggcagtctCACAACCTGGTGTAGAgggcgctgttgctaggagacataCGCCATAACGACATCTACTCTTGGGGAATTCGAAACAATGAAGGATTGGAGTattctttcgaaaattcgtggaagcgCGTAAGGTTCACTGACAGCATCTATATTTTGCGTGCTCAGTCCCTGAACGAGAAGGATTGAtaatacaaaataaaataaatatcattttttagtccgtagtggcaatATATAGAGTGGGGCCATGTACTGTGGGGCCATGACATATACGGCATCACTCGGAATGATGATCGGCTATGGAATACAATGCAGTTATATCTTTAGAGACATCAGGCCAACTTCAACAGGTGAACgcgacaccaccaccaccagagccTTAAGAACACGAACCAAAATTTTCACAGAAAGCCTGCAGAAAAATTCCTGAGCGTAATCCAAATGGTCGTACGATTCGACTAATATATTCGTCAATGatgattgaaaccaatggccattgaacatacacgtagcgccatcaagcgtgtaacatgtcaacttctcaaagagcatagGCTCCAATGCTCCCTGACGTGTTGACACGTTATAGGCTTGGTGGCGTTACGCGCATGTTCAAGGGCCGTTGGTTTCAATCTTCAtggaaaccaatggccattgaacatgcccGTAGCCATTTGGCCATTGGTTCCAGTGGTCATTGAAGACCGCCCGTGTGACACGGGTACTAAATTCACAACTCTACGCAACTGAAGAGGATTGTTGGGCGTCACCCAACGTACCGGTATTCGCGAAGCACTTCTAAGACAAGCGTCGCATCGTTCTGAGGACGTGAATGTAACCGTGAAGTGAAATAGAATATCGACAGAGAGACTGGCAGCAGATATCGCAAAGTACGGAGTACCAAGGTGACCTGTGCAATTACGGGGCATCGTGCAATACAGGCGTTAATTATATTGCGCACTATGCAATCGCACGCTTACGGTCAAAGAGCGTCGTTGAGCGACGTTCGTCACTTACCTTTGAGTACGTCTTCACTTTGGTCAGAACAGACGTCTGGACAGCGTTATGTATGCCCCGCGTATTTGGCTTCAGATGAAGCTTTCGCCTTATTTTATGTGGAAGGCGTCTCAAGACCCACTGCCAAGGTCAGACGTGCTGGAGATCTCTAATGGGTTCGCGTACTAACATCGCCAATGAATCAAAACCAGTGTGTACTCCATGCCCTTCGCGGAATGACATACATGCTTCGAATTTAATTAGACATAAGTGAAGCGTGCAGGTGTACGTACAAGGTGTTCGAGGTTGGACGGGAAAGGATTATGTTACCGAGCAGCTGTCTCCCAAAAGTGGTGACCAACGTCGGGAGAAATAGAAAAGAAATGCTGCTTCGGCGCGAAACTTGATCCGATAAGAACGGTACATCTGATTATCAAGATGCactccacactctaaaaactagGCATGTGCGAATAGTtattttaaaaccgaagcgaataggTAGGTAGCCAAAGCAAATACGAATCCTATAGTTATAAAATCGGagcgaatacgaatcgaatagcTGTAACCGGCCCGGATACACATGCAGCCCGTGTACGGACAAGTACTTGTGTACAGCATGTATACACGATATATTCATACGGATCAGAATATGAAGTAACGCTCACTTTCTTTATAGTGCCTCCTCTTCGGCCTTACGTGTGCGACTTCGGAATTATTCCAATGTATATTTATACGGTTCGGGAGAAATGTCGATTCCATTCGAAATTCCAATCAGAATTCCGTATTTGACTCAGAAATCGAATTCAACGCAGaattattcgcttcggtattcaaagaattcgaatattcgcacaagCCTACTAAGAACCGAACCTCGCAGCATAACACTGCGCCGAATGGTAGAACTTCACTCTGAAAAcggcttcaccgcatagcacgctctgcgctaacgatttccacgaatgatagggttattgcttctgattcgaggagagagggaggcgtaaccctttttgtaccaattatcATGTGCCCAAATtgaccacaaaaaggcgtacgccttcctctcttttcaaataggaagcgataaccctatcattcgtggcaatggttggcgatGAGCGTGTAATGCGGAGAGGTTCAATTTTTAGAGTGTTCaccacgctgaaggccaaccgttgTACCGTTATCACTCTCGATTtatggaaagcgcggggcgtacgccttttcgtgtcaattaacataactgcataagtgttatgaaaggcgtacgcttcccgctTGTCCCGCTTgtacgatgtcattcgggatggtggttggctgaCTGCGTCCGTGCGTGCGTGCTATGTGTCGGAGGTTCTaaggatacactcttaaaaatgagtttcaccgcatagtacgctcctagtcaaccatcgtctcgaatgatattgttatctgcccttgttgaaaacgggaggcgtacgacttttttgtgacaattatgaacagcataagtgtcacaaaaaaggcgtatgcctcccgtttgcaacaaatcagggcagataacgatatcattcgagatgatggttggctcggagcgtgctatgcggcgaagttcatttttaagagtgtagtcaaccaccataccaaatgatatcattctgtgtcatgattcgttcaaaaacgggggaggagcctatctgggacaagcataatgtgtcccagataggcgcctcctcccattttcagctaataaggacacagaattatatcattcggaatgtctgttggctaggagcgcgctatgtggtgaagctatgtttttagagtgtacactctaaaaagagaacttcaccacatggcacgtaCGTATTGgtcattgccgcgaacgatagtGATATGGCTttcgattcgaggagagagggaggcgtacgcctttttgtggcaattaccatatatccaaattgccacaaaaaggcgtacgccccctctcttcTCGAATCAGACGGGattaccctatcattcgtggcaacggttggctcacagggtgctatgcggtgaagctctgtttttagagtgtaggggaggacagggatacacacaATATACAAGAACAAGAGGtaacttccaagttactttatTGGGACCCAAACAAGCCTCCAGTGTTACAACAAACGCGGCGCAGAACTGAGGTTCTAAGAAAAACCAGTTCTTTACTTTGGGTTGATTTCGGGTCCCTGTCCTTCGATCTGCGCTATCCCGTCCGTTATGAGACATgtcaacactcttaaaacagagcctcgctacataacacgctgaaggcctACCATTGCAGGGAAGGATACCGCTATCTCTTCTGATTTGCGGAAAGGGCGacacgtacgcctttttgtgacaattaacataactgcataagtatcGCAAAAAGACGTGCGCACCCTCTTTAACAAAACAGcgaagagaacgatgtcattcaaaGTGATAGTTGCCTAggggttctgtttttagagtgaactATATAGAGGGCGTCCAAGTTTCCGCCCTTGTGGTGGTGTACTGTCTTTTGGCAGAGAGTACACTCTAAacacggaacttcaccgcatagcacgttctgcgTCAACCCTTGCTACgcatgatagggttatcgcttctgattccaggagagagggaggcgtacgcctttttgtctcagttatcatatatccaaattggcacaaaaaggtgtacgccccctctcGCTCTTCGAAtgaaaagcgataaccctattattcgtggcaatggttggagcaggGCGTGCTATGCAGGTGTAGTTCAGTTTTTAAAGTGTAGTGTCAGCCATAAAAATTAATTTAGAAACGTATAAAAGATACTGCCAGGCTACGTTCCACTGATAACAATTATTTTTATTCGCTCACACTCAAGCTTTGTGAAATTATATTAAGCACAGCTCTTTGAAGAGGTCACTCTGTGAGGAGCAGTTAGAATGCGGTTAGAAGAAAGGGGCTTTTGAATTACGGGTAGCTTCATGTACTAAAGTCGAAGGTGTCGACAGTGTCACGCTTTAGAATGCGGCTGCTACACCACGACATTTACTATGCAAATCGTCTGCCGTTTATCGTTGCAAACTGTGACATTTTTGTCTTCTTGCCCTTGCTGTGTGCCCTAGTGCAGGCCGGTGACACAGATTTCTTTGTCGGTTTGCTTGTGTTCAACGAAGATGTCGCAGTTGTGGCCGCCGTAGTAGTGCTCGTAGTGGTAGTACTCGTAGTGGTACTCGTAGTAGTACTCGTAGTCGTGGTGTTCGACGACGCATGTCCATCTTTGCTGAGGTTGCATCCGGCGATATAGCTACTCAAATCTTTTCCTTTGCAGTGCACACTCCAAGCGGTCCTGCGAGATGCATTCACACAATTTACAAGCCTCCATCCATAGTTTGCCGTGCAAGATATAATTGGACACAGGTGTGAAGGATGAACGAAGACGCGGGAAAGATATTCATTAAAAATTGCTTAAGGCACAAATGCGCGATCAGCTGCACTAGAGACAAAATCGTTTCTGCCACTTAACACCGTGGTTTTGGTGGATGTCAATACGATGTACGttgacgttcttttttttttttttcgttttttttcaccacatagcacgctcctagccagccgtcatcccgaatgacaacgttctcgcccctgatttgttgaaaacgggaggcggagcctattctgtgccgtgcataatgcacaaagtaggctccgcctcccgttttcaacaaatgtaGGGTGAGaactttgtcattcgggatgatggttggctaggagcgtgctatgtggtgaagttcatttttaagagtacacGACACTCAAGGCCGATCGAACGACTCGTGAGCCCTGACTTAAGAACAGAGCGGacttacactcttagaaatgaacttcaccgcatagcacgctcctacactcttagaaatgaacttcaccgcatagcacgatgctagccaaccataatctcgaatgatatcgttatctgacctgatttgttgaaaacgggaggcgtacgccttttttgt includes these proteins:
- the LOC135399612 gene encoding lysozyme-like, whose protein sequence is MPASHHIFIVLSLLTSSSFILVYGKVYSPCELARELYWWYGVPEHMLADFVCIAKHESSFNSNIQGPRDWDGSYDHGLFQINDRYWCGRNGASKECNIDCADLKDDDLTDDIECVAKIYARHGFKAWAAWIKHCQGENVKSDLYGCEL